One genomic segment of Thermovibrio guaymasensis includes these proteins:
- the miaA gene encoding tRNA (adenosine(37)-N6)-dimethylallyltransferase MiaA — MKEKPVIVITGPTATGKTDFSIKLAREIGGEVISADSMQVYKGLDVGTDKVSKEIRKEIPHYLIDVVEPTEKFSVADFVREADRAIEKIRRKGKYPIVVGGTGFYIKSLLFGLPQTPPSDERLREELKKLSDEELFSEVKKISPEYAEKVGSKDRKRLIRALEVYNLTGKPITEFKPWGDKPRYRFLGYFLYRNRPDLYRRIEDRVESQVRRGLVDEAKWLLSLGEDLTALQALGYKEMAGYIEGKMSLEEAKRLLKRRTKEFAKRQFTWFRKEKGFKWVNLSEVSQEELLKQIKEELKEFE, encoded by the coding sequence ATGAAAGAAAAGCCAGTAATAGTTATAACTGGACCTACTGCTACAGGTAAAACAGACTTCTCAATAAAACTTGCAAGAGAAATCGGTGGGGAGGTAATCTCTGCAGACTCAATGCAGGTTTACAAGGGACTTGACGTTGGAACGGATAAGGTCTCTAAGGAAATTAGAAAGGAAATTCCCCACTACCTTATTGACGTTGTTGAGCCTACTGAGAAGTTCTCAGTTGCAGACTTTGTGAGGGAGGCAGATAGGGCTATAGAGAAGATTAGAAGGAAGGGAAAATACCCGATTGTTGTAGGAGGGACAGGTTTCTACATTAAGTCCCTCCTCTTTGGCCTTCCCCAAACCCCTCCATCGGATGAGAGGTTGAGGGAGGAGTTAAAGAAGCTTTCAGATGAGGAGCTCTTTAGCGAAGTTAAGAAAATCAGTCCGGAATATGCGGAGAAGGTAGGTTCAAAGGACAGGAAGAGGCTGATTAGAGCACTTGAAGTTTACAATCTAACAGGGAAGCCAATAACTGAGTTTAAACCTTGGGGGGATAAACCCAGATATCGGTTCTTGGGCTACTTCCTTTATAGGAACAGGCCCGACCTCTACAGAAGAATTGAGGACAGGGTAGAAAGTCAGGTTAGGAGGGGGCTTGTTGATGAGGCAAAGTGGCTTCTATCCCTTGGAGAGGACTTAACAGCCCTTCAGGCTCTCGGTTATAAGGAGATGGCAGGGTACATAGAGGGGAAGATGAGTTTAGAGGAGGCAAAGAGACTTTTAAAGAGGAGAACTAAGGAGTTTGCGAAGCGCCAGTTTACGTGGTTTAGGAAGGAGAAGGGCTTTAAGTGGGTAAACTTGTCTGAAGTTAGCCAAGAGGAGCTCCTTAAACAGATAAAGGAAGAGCTAAAGGAATTTGAGTAG
- the hfq gene encoding RNA chaperone Hfq produces MNLQDAYLNRLRKERIPVSIFLAKGTRLQGVITFFDQFTILLENGGTQQLIYKHSVATIVPSRPVKNIFPEQKGEGNG; encoded by the coding sequence ATGAACCTTCAGGATGCTTACCTTAACAGACTGAGGAAGGAGAGGATTCCCGTTAGCATTTTCCTTGCTAAGGGAACTCGTCTTCAAGGAGTTATAACTTTCTTTGACCAGTTTACGATTTTACTTGAGAACGGCGGAACTCAGCAGTTAATCTATAAGCACTCCGTTGCAACAATCGTTCCTTCAAGACCTGTAAAGAACATTTTCCCAGAGCAGAAGGGCGAAGGTAATGGCTAA
- a CDS encoding Rqc2 family fibronectin-binding protein, whose product MDYLYLEKVTSEIEQFLKKARISEVYLSGKKLSIGFGRFYLNCYFGVPNAFFLSSNPITQERFPHLNPLKSSYLKEISMPYKDRVVELSLVKILSPTQFEKYYLVLEITGKNANLFLLDSERKIKFMLRPTLSSVRELSLKEEYQPPPLDKRPFEELSFGQVIPEGIEKSLYKYALFLSPLNSREIAAIYREVGDLKRAYQLFMERHRNSTSAYLYYKNGKPAYLTTFPYLSLSGLECKEFSGELPYSRAWEEFYREKALKGEVESLKARLIERLEKRKRALLKELSSLKGEEELLREAEEKRKFGELLKVNLHKVRSGMEEVEVYDFERGEKVTVPLEPSLSPHRNLEFYFKAYRKLKRKAEVSSERRKEIERELSFLENLTSVISSLEDLEKLRELSGEFSRKDNVKNSLSFKTFTLPTGKKIIVGRSARENELISLKLSNPWDLWFHAKDVPGSHVVLKLKRGEEPTKEDILLAASAAAYFSKGRNSGKVPVDYTLVKRLKKPPKSPVGFVTYSGEKTVWVKPEAFEEVLKPPKEGAEEVPIGKKR is encoded by the coding sequence ATGGACTACCTCTACCTTGAAAAGGTTACCTCAGAGATAGAACAATTCCTTAAAAAGGCGAGAATTTCTGAAGTTTACCTATCTGGAAAAAAGCTATCAATCGGTTTTGGGAGGTTTTACCTTAACTGTTACTTCGGCGTTCCTAACGCCTTTTTCCTCTCCTCTAATCCAATTACTCAGGAGAGATTCCCTCACCTTAATCCACTTAAGAGCTCTTACTTAAAAGAAATCTCTATGCCCTATAAGGATAGAGTTGTAGAGCTCTCCCTCGTTAAGATTCTCTCCCCGACCCAGTTTGAAAAGTACTACTTAGTTTTAGAGATTACTGGGAAGAACGCAAACCTTTTCCTCCTTGATTCTGAAAGGAAGATTAAGTTCATGTTGAGGCCTACTTTGAGCTCTGTTAGGGAGCTCTCCCTGAAGGAAGAGTATCAGCCTCCTCCCCTTGATAAGAGGCCCTTTGAAGAGCTCTCATTTGGCCAAGTTATCCCAGAAGGTATAGAGAAGAGCTTGTATAAGTACGCTCTCTTTTTATCTCCTTTAAACTCAAGGGAAATTGCGGCCATTTACAGGGAAGTTGGGGACTTGAAGAGAGCTTACCAGCTCTTTATGGAGAGGCATAGGAACTCTACTTCAGCCTATCTCTACTACAAAAACGGTAAGCCCGCTTACCTAACTACTTTCCCTTACCTAAGTTTGTCCGGCCTTGAGTGTAAGGAGTTCTCGGGAGAGCTCCCCTACAGCAGGGCTTGGGAGGAGTTCTACAGAGAAAAGGCTTTAAAGGGAGAGGTTGAAAGTCTAAAGGCAAGACTTATTGAGAGGTTGGAGAAGAGGAAGAGAGCTCTCTTAAAGGAACTCTCAAGCTTAAAAGGAGAAGAGGAACTCTTAAGGGAAGCAGAAGAGAAGAGAAAGTTTGGAGAGCTGTTAAAAGTTAACCTGCATAAGGTTAGGTCGGGAATGGAAGAGGTAGAGGTTTACGATTTTGAAAGGGGAGAAAAGGTTACTGTTCCTTTAGAACCTTCTCTTAGCCCTCACAGAAATCTGGAGTTCTACTTTAAAGCTTACAGGAAGTTAAAGAGGAAGGCAGAAGTTTCTTCAGAGAGGAGAAAGGAAATTGAGAGAGAACTCTCTTTCCTAGAGAACTTAACTTCTGTAATCTCTTCTCTTGAGGACCTGGAGAAGTTAAGGGAGCTATCCGGTGAGTTTTCAAGGAAAGATAACGTTAAAAACTCTCTTTCATTTAAGACCTTTACGCTTCCAACTGGGAAAAAAATTATAGTAGGAAGGAGTGCAAGGGAAAATGAGCTTATTTCACTTAAACTCTCCAACCCTTGGGACTTGTGGTTTCACGCTAAGGACGTTCCCGGTTCCCACGTGGTACTTAAGTTAAAGAGGGGGGAGGAACCTACCAAAGAGGATATTCTCCTTGCTGCTTCGGCTGCAGCTTACTTTAGTAAGGGAAGGAACTCTGGAAAAGTTCCTGTTGACTATACCTTAGTTAAGAGGCTCAAGAAGCCCCCTAAGAGTCCGGTCGGTTTTGTTACTTACTCTGGGGAAAAGACTGTTTGGGTGAAGCCTGAGGCCTTTGAGGAAGTTTTAAAGCCCCCAAAAGAGGGGGCTGAGGAAGTTCCTATTGGGAAGAAACGATAA